The Candidatus Neomarinimicrobiota bacterium genome contains the following window.
GACGGAAACATCTCCAAATTACACACTGCCGGAGCAGATCTGGTAATGTCCTATGCATCCCTAACCGCCAACACGATCATCAACTTGTTGAAACCTGATAAACTGTTAATGGTGGCAGAGGGACTCAACGTATTTCGCGTTATAGTGCCTTCATCCTATGTGGGCAAATCGCTGGCTGAAAGTCAGATTCGTACCAGGACCGGTTGTAATGTGATCGCTATCTATGACAAGGAGATAGAGAATATAAACCCAAGCCCTTCTTTCCTCTTTACCGAAGAAAACGAGTTAATTTTAATTGGCGATGTGGCAGCCGAAGGCCTGTTCTACAAGCTCTATTCAGAAATGAAAAAGATCAATGGTGATGGTGAATAGCTGATTAGTCTTGGCAACTTTCTTCCAGGGACTCCAGAACAATCTCCCAGGCTCTGTCGAAGTAAGTGTAGGCCTCATCCCACTTCTCACCCTCTAACCAGCCCAAATGATCTAGAGAGACCCTGGTTTTTCCGGCATCAATTTCTTCAAGCTGAATGACTACCCAGGTTTTGTGGGCATGGTTGCGAACTTCGGGTATCGTGGGTGGGGCGTTCCAGCTAAAAGACAGCATCTTGTGGGGTAGAAAGCTCAGCACTGTATTGCCCTCGCCACCCCTGGTGCCTTCAGGATTATCCAGAAAAAAATAGATTTCGTAAGGTCCACCAGGGATTAAGTCGACCTGGTTGTCTAAACCAATAAATGATTTCAGTCCGGCATGGGTGGTCCATTTATCCCAGGTCGTTTTTAGGTCAGCTGGAATCACCCTGCTTTTGTGGAGACACTTTTGATTCACAGTGTTAGTCGATACTATAGAGGCTCTTGTATT
Protein-coding sequences here:
- a CDS encoding SRPBCC domain-containing protein, with product MNQKCLHKSRVIPADLKTTWDKWTTHAGLKSFIGLDNQVDLIPGGPYEIYFFLDNPEGTRGGEGNTVLSFLPHKMLSFSWNAPPTIPEVRNHAHKTWVVIQLEEIDAGKTRVSLDHLGWLEGEKWDEAYTYFDRAWEIVLESLEESCQD